The DNA region ACTGGTCAAGGGAAATAATCGACATTTAGATAAACTTGAAAAAGAGCTAGTAGATTACTTTGAGGAAAAGTTGAAGAAATTTCGAGTACGAATTGACGTCAACGGCACGCCCTTTGAAAAAAAGACCTGGGAACAACTGCTTCAGATTCCTTATGGCGAAACCAGGTCATACGGTCAGATAGCAAAACATCTTGGCAAACCAGGTGCGCAAAGAGCGGTAGGCAGGGCAAACGGAGCAAATTATCTTTCTATTGTGATTCCCTGCCATCGGGTAATCGAAGCCAATGGAAACCTGCGTGGTTATGGTGGCAAACTCTGGCGAAAAAAATATCTGCTGGAGCTTG from Candidatus Zixiibacteriota bacterium includes:
- a CDS encoding methylated-DNA--[protein]-cysteine S-methyltransferase, which translates into the protein MQNQKIVFKNLSSPLGEMIAGATDKGVCFLEWHDRGGVERIKQRVEKRYKMPLVKGNNRHLDKLEKELVDYFEEKLKKFRVRIDVNGTPFEKKTWEQLLQIPYGETRSYGQIAKHLGKPGAQRAVGRANGANYLSIVIPCHRVIEANGNLRGYGGKLWRKKYLLELEAGLKPKI